A single Tenacibaculum sp. 190524A02b DNA region contains:
- a CDS encoding serine hydrolase yields MKNKTSIYTLLILGFLINSCAKHKNEPPKMFHKEIDTYINSIIKADKIPGIAVAVIKKGKIIHKKNYGLANIPHNVPVTDSTLFRAYSTTKLITAVAVFQLIEAKKIDLKDPISKYIDQLPLLWKDIKIEHLLTHSSGLPEYKDFDTSMSNQTLISKMASMPLLFEKGNKFQYNQTNFWFLQQIIEKVSNQKFDDFIIKNQFNSTYPVVFASNSLTAIPNRVAKYQFNKEHNTYEMTTYNAGERSIAGNGLNVNLNALIDWNTRFDNNQLLQNESKLKMLTPFKFKNDNTPFGYSWGIFGPEGKKYYGFAGGGVSALMKFIDNDLTIIILSNGFKNNPIISNAITYISGLSDSSLIRKDRMLNEDIRLAFLLTPYKEAFKKYKQIKNENQKVNFERALNGLGYYYLNHNEIEKSITILKLYTEEYPNSYNAFDSLAEAYFTQKKYNLATKNYLKSLELYPDNKNAKKMLAKIKQLYE; encoded by the coding sequence ATGAAAAATAAAACTTCAATTTATACACTACTTATACTTGGCTTTTTAATAAACTCTTGTGCTAAACATAAAAATGAACCCCCTAAAATGTTTCATAAAGAAATTGATACTTACATCAATTCAATTATTAAGGCTGATAAAATCCCTGGTATAGCTGTAGCTGTAATTAAAAAAGGAAAAATTATTCATAAGAAAAATTATGGCTTAGCCAATATACCTCATAATGTTCCTGTTACGGATAGTACTTTGTTTAGAGCCTACTCAACTACTAAATTAATTACCGCTGTTGCTGTTTTTCAATTAATAGAAGCTAAAAAGATTGATTTAAAAGATCCCATTTCAAAATATATAGATCAACTTCCTCTTCTCTGGAAGGATATAAAAATAGAACACCTGTTAACACACTCTTCTGGCTTACCTGAGTATAAAGATTTTGATACCTCAATGTCTAATCAAACTTTAATTTCTAAAATGGCTTCCATGCCTCTTCTTTTTGAAAAAGGAAATAAGTTTCAATATAATCAGACCAACTTCTGGTTTCTTCAACAAATTATTGAAAAAGTAAGTAATCAAAAATTTGATGATTTCATCATCAAAAATCAATTTAACAGTACTTATCCTGTAGTTTTTGCATCCAATAGTTTAACTGCTATTCCTAATCGAGTTGCTAAATATCAATTCAACAAAGAGCACAACACGTATGAAATGACTACTTACAATGCAGGAGAACGTTCCATAGCTGGTAATGGTTTGAATGTTAATTTAAACGCATTGATAGATTGGAATACAAGATTTGACAATAATCAACTACTACAAAATGAGTCTAAACTTAAAATGTTAACGCCCTTTAAGTTCAAAAATGACAATACACCTTTTGGATATAGTTGGGGTATTTTTGGTCCAGAAGGGAAAAAATATTATGGCTTTGCTGGTGGTGGTGTTAGTGCGTTGATGAAATTTATAGACAATGATTTAACTATAATTATTTTATCTAATGGTTTTAAAAATAATCCTATTATTAGTAATGCCATTACCTACATCTCTGGATTATCTGATTCTTCCTTAATTAGAAAAGATAGAATGTTAAATGAAGACATAAGACTAGCCTTTTTATTAACTCCTTATAAAGAAGCTTTCAAAAAATATAAGCAAATTAAAAATGAAAATCAAAAAGTTAACTTTGAAAGAGCTTTGAATGGTTTAGGATATTATTATTTAAACCATAATGAGATAGAAAAATCAATTACCATTTTAAAACTATATACTGAAGAATACCCTAACTCATATAATGCGTTTGATAGTCTTGCTGAAGCTTATTTTACTCAAAAAAAGTATAACTTGGCTACCAAAAATTATTTAAAGTCTTTAGAGCTATATCCTGACAATAAAAACGCAAAAAAAATGTTAGCAAAAATTAAACAGTTATATGAATAA
- a CDS encoding DMT family transporter, producing MKLLVIYLLAFIGGIFLAVQAGFNTQLGTALKQPIIAVIATSITSAILGGLFFFFFNTNNINLHIIHTIPWYLWFIGGLFSMAGISLYFYTIPKLGISKMIAMGLCGQLLFSLVAGNFGWLNLPKEPITIQKIIGTIAMVMGIILINLK from the coding sequence ATGAAATTATTAGTAATCTATCTACTGGCATTTATTGGAGGAATATTTCTTGCTGTTCAAGCCGGTTTTAACACCCAATTAGGTACTGCATTAAAACAACCTATAATAGCTGTTATAGCTACTTCTATTACAAGTGCGATATTAGGTGGATTATTCTTTTTTTTCTTTAATACAAATAATATAAATCTTCATATAATACATACCATACCTTGGTACTTATGGTTTATTGGTGGATTATTTAGTATGGCTGGTATTTCTCTATATTTTTATACCATTCCTAAACTAGGAATATCTAAAATGATTGCTATGGGACTTTGTGGGCAATTGCTTTTTTCTTTAGTAGCTGGAAATTTTGGTTGGCTAAATCTCCCTAAGGAACCTATAACTATACAAAAGATTATAGGTACAATTGCCATGGTAATGGGTATTATATTAATTAATTTAAAATGA
- a CDS encoding Crp/Fnr family transcriptional regulator, with translation MEELPNYKTFVKDTIRNYYQVTSTSIDLLLTIAKVQHIQKGDTLLPFGKIAQQVSILYKGTIVSNFLNEDGKEYHKNIFLKGDFVSSTVSCLTQKPSQFSLEAIEDSILISFNYHQYKKLIDTTNDFKNFYIAYLEKNWVIDKEQRETTIVLKEASERYLSFIEKYPNIEKRIPLLYIASHLGITATQLSRIRKKIQEN, from the coding sequence ATGGAAGAACTACCTAATTATAAAACATTTGTAAAAGATACGATAAGGAATTACTATCAAGTAACTTCAACATCTATTGACTTATTATTGACTATTGCTAAAGTTCAACATATACAAAAAGGAGATACATTACTCCCTTTTGGTAAAATTGCGCAACAAGTTTCTATTCTTTATAAAGGAACTATTGTTTCTAATTTTTTAAACGAAGATGGTAAAGAATATCATAAAAACATTTTCTTAAAAGGAGATTTTGTTAGTTCTACAGTATCTTGTTTAACTCAAAAACCTTCTCAATTTTCACTTGAAGCAATTGAGGATTCTATACTCATTTCTTTTAATTACCATCAATACAAGAAACTTATTGATACTACTAATGATTTTAAAAATTTTTACATTGCTTATCTGGAAAAAAATTGGGTTATTGATAAAGAACAACGCGAAACAACCATTGTATTAAAAGAAGCTAGTGAAAGATACTTAAGCTTTATAGAAAAGTACCCTAATATTGAAAAGCGTATTCCTTTACTCTATATTGCTTCTCATTTAGGAATTACAGCAACTCAGTTAAGTAGAATAAGGAAAAAAATACAAGAAAATTAA
- a CDS encoding GNAT family N-acetyltransferase, with protein MKKYQFHNPLNFIQVHNKEEAILWSDTFYQAFNYIISVETLLKTLKDIQYFLVFNEEEIIGTVVLFNTYKIAGIHSLGIIPSQRNKGFASKIMKEIINLAIDKNMDTAILQASEMAKNMYLNLGFTFDFLMENYLLNE; from the coding sequence ATGAAAAAATATCAATTTCATAATCCATTAAATTTTATTCAAGTACATAATAAAGAAGAAGCTATTTTATGGAGTGATACTTTTTATCAAGCTTTTAATTATATTATTTCTGTAGAAACTTTATTAAAAACCTTAAAAGATATTCAGTACTTTCTTGTTTTTAATGAAGAGGAAATTATAGGAACTGTAGTACTATTTAATACTTATAAAATAGCCGGTATACACAGTTTAGGTATAATTCCTTCTCAAAGAAATAAAGGTTTTGCTTCTAAAATTATGAAAGAAATCATCAATTTAGCTATTGATAAAAATATGGATACTGCTATCCTACAAGCTTCTGAAATGGCTAAAAATATGTATTTAAATTTGGGGTTTACTTTTGACTTTTTAATGGAGAATTATTTATTGAATGAATAA
- a CDS encoding Crp/Fnr family transcriptional regulator → MNNLIAFINNTIALEKNTIETLTNLCVEKAYQRGDFLQKPNGYCNHLFCINSGLVKLSFDTGNNEFVMRFFQEDVLFTELESLTENIPSKYQIIALETVHCTLLPYREFEKLSAKNTRLALFFSKFLTRAHVNMINRISEMLEANAHIRYTNFLKHHPDIINRISLGDLSRYLGINQVTLSRIRSKK, encoded by the coding sequence ATGAATAATCTAATTGCCTTTATTAATAATACTATTGCTCTAGAAAAAAATACTATAGAGACATTAACAAATTTATGTGTAGAAAAAGCATATCAAAGAGGTGATTTTTTACAAAAACCTAATGGCTATTGTAACCATCTATTTTGTATTAATAGTGGACTTGTAAAACTATCATTTGATACTGGTAATAATGAATTTGTAATGCGTTTTTTTCAAGAAGATGTTTTATTTACAGAATTAGAAAGCCTTACTGAAAATATCCCTAGTAAATATCAAATTATTGCTCTAGAAACTGTTCATTGTACGCTACTTCCTTATAGGGAATTTGAAAAGTTATCTGCAAAAAACACTCGATTAGCTTTATTTTTTTCTAAATTTTTAACTAGAGCGCATGTTAATATGATAAACCGAATTAGTGAGATGTTAGAAGCTAATGCACATATTAGATATACTAATTTTTTAAAACATCACCCTGATATTATTAATAGGATTTCTTTAGGGGATTTATCAAGGTACTTGGGAATTAATCAAGTTACACTTAGTAGAATTAGAAGTAAGAAATGA